From a single Stackebrandtia endophytica genomic region:
- a CDS encoding serine/threonine protein kinase has product MGPFDDLQQVGKYRLLGELGAGGMGRVYLAAGPDGRLVALKHILDRYSGDAEFRARFSREVVASRQVAGLYTAAVIDADTEADVPWLVSEFVWGPTLREAIHAVGPLPEDSVLRLAAGLASALIAIHAADVVHRDLRPENVLLGDDGPKVLDFGIARALDDPNVSGLTQTGGVIGAPGFMSPEQADGREVTATSDLFSLGCVLYVAATGRNPFEATGIPQTLFKIVYSEPDLSPLSPAVRGIVEPCLKKVADDRPTPEELLDLIGQLPVSDRPWPTGVYSLIRAQRTEISDAVSRLSGVRWRERPDDVMPTGGTKRWHTGATVIVDPVKPTLHDPGPTGGTSSGTTRVIPPAPNPPAATPGGTRPKIPLKKPPQTAKPPAGDRPTISLNTSKTPPKSQPKSQPKTQPKTPSKPPTGGRPTIPLKSSKTKPTLKPPVPGAKQRPKPIPPLGKSVWNMTRVVTVAILAMVLLFVAVENGLFDAESSGAEGGESATTTQAATTAAPTTASRTSVSPEPEPRVFPDATVGDCIENRGSDDSLDLEFTGCGNGVFEVIKVLAYETSSDCYSDYNADWSVYNEHFDMRLCLEYRHRSSAYAARPGDCVFRYGDDQPWEEVGCDTGTFTVLQRLRDESDLEACADSHRLDWMVHLPVGAADDLDVVLCLSMNYPHDAGHAQINSCMLRTEYTDGSVDFTFRSCDESNVYVTGRTSDPDDRSFCGNHGSTWWKSRHFPSLSYTVCWRYI; this is encoded by the coding sequence GTGGGGCCTTTTGATGACTTGCAGCAGGTGGGGAAGTACCGGTTGCTGGGCGAGTTGGGTGCTGGCGGCATGGGGCGGGTGTATCTGGCGGCCGGTCCCGACGGGCGATTGGTGGCGCTCAAACACATTTTGGACCGTTACAGCGGTGATGCGGAGTTCCGTGCCCGGTTCAGTCGCGAGGTCGTGGCGTCCCGCCAGGTCGCCGGCCTTTACACCGCTGCGGTCATCGACGCCGACACCGAAGCGGATGTCCCCTGGCTGGTGTCGGAGTTCGTGTGGGGGCCCACCCTGCGCGAAGCGATCCACGCGGTCGGGCCGCTGCCCGAAGACTCGGTGTTGCGGTTGGCGGCGGGATTGGCGTCGGCCCTGATCGCGATCCACGCCGCCGATGTGGTCCATCGTGATCTTCGCCCCGAGAACGTGCTGCTGGGCGATGACGGCCCCAAGGTGCTCGACTTCGGTATCGCCCGCGCCTTGGACGATCCCAACGTCAGCGGCCTCACCCAGACCGGTGGCGTGATCGGCGCACCCGGGTTCATGTCTCCCGAGCAGGCCGATGGCCGGGAGGTCACCGCCACCAGCGACCTATTCTCCCTGGGATGCGTGCTGTATGTCGCCGCGACCGGTCGCAACCCCTTCGAGGCCACCGGCATCCCGCAGACCCTGTTCAAGATCGTCTACTCCGAACCGGATCTGTCGCCGCTGTCCCCCGCCGTTCGCGGCATCGTCGAGCCCTGCCTGAAGAAGGTCGCCGACGATCGCCCGACCCCGGAGGAACTTCTCGACCTCATTGGACAGTTGCCGGTCAGCGACCGTCCCTGGCCGACCGGGGTCTACTCACTGATCCGGGCGCAACGGACCGAAATCTCCGACGCGGTCAGCCGACTCTCCGGTGTCCGATGGCGAGAACGTCCCGATGACGTCATGCCGACCGGTGGCACCAAACGGTGGCATACCGGCGCGACGGTGATCGTCGACCCGGTGAAGCCGACACTGCACGACCCGGGACCGACCGGCGGCACGAGCTCGGGCACGACCCGGGTGATTCCGCCGGCCCCCAACCCGCCCGCTGCGACGCCCGGCGGAACGCGACCGAAGATACCGCTGAAGAAGCCACCCCAGACGGCGAAACCGCCTGCGGGCGATCGGCCGACGATTTCCCTGAACACGTCCAAGACCCCACCGAAGTCACAGCCCAAGAGCCAACCGAAAACCCAACCAAAGACCCCATCCAAACCGCCCACCGGCGGCCGGCCGACGATTCCGCTGAAGTCCTCGAAGACGAAACCGACGCTCAAGCCCCCGGTGCCCGGTGCGAAACAACGACCGAAGCCCATTCCACCGCTGGGAAAGAGCGTGTGGAACATGACCCGGGTGGTGACCGTCGCGATCCTGGCGATGGTGTTGCTGTTCGTTGCCGTCGAGAACGGACTGTTTGATGCGGAGTCGTCGGGCGCCGAGGGCGGCGAATCCGCCACGACCACTCAGGCGGCCACCACGGCGGCTCCCACGACGGCGTCTCGAACCAGTGTGAGCCCCGAACCCGAGCCGCGGGTGTTTCCGGACGCGACGGTGGGTGACTGCATCGAGAACCGCGGTTCGGACGATTCGTTGGACTTGGAGTTCACCGGGTGCGGCAACGGCGTGTTCGAGGTGATCAAGGTGTTGGCTTATGAGACCAGCTCCGACTGCTACAGCGACTACAACGCCGACTGGAGTGTCTACAACGAACACTTCGACATGCGACTCTGCCTCGAATATCGGCATCGCAGCAGCGCTTACGCGGCTCGCCCGGGTGACTGTGTATTCCGTTATGGGGATGATCAGCCCTGGGAGGAGGTCGGTTGCGACACCGGCACGTTCACGGTGTTGCAGCGGCTGCGCGATGAGTCCGATTTGGAGGCGTGCGCCGATTCACATCGGTTGGATTGGATGGTTCACCTGCCGGTGGGCGCGGCGGACGACCTCGACGTGGTGCTGTGTCTGTCGATGAACTACCCGCATGACGCCGGTCATGCGCAGATCAACAGCTGCATGTTGCGGACGGAGTACACCGACGGTTCCGTCGACTTCACGTTTCGGTCCTGTGATGAGTCCAATGTCTACGTGACCGGCCGCACCAGCGATCCCGACGATCGGTCGTTCTGCGGGAACCACGGTTCGACCTGGTGGAAGTCGCGCCACTTCCCCTCACTGTCCTATACGGTCTGTTGGCGCTATATATAG
- the trhA gene encoding PAQR family membrane homeostasis protein TrhA, whose product MTTAIEELVKPRLRGWLHTAVFPASVAAGLLLILLAPNTAAVISASIYAATSALLFGTSGYYHRRDHSPRADELLRRMDHANIYLIIAGTYTPFAVLALNGTAQVAVLLIIWIGAIAGVIFRAVWMGAPRWLYTSLYIGLGWVAVFFIPQFVAGVGLAAVILVFAGGILYSIGGVVYGLKRPDPSPEWFGFHEVFHAFTIAAWICQYIAVLLVVLSVA is encoded by the coding sequence GTGACCACCGCGATCGAAGAACTCGTCAAACCGCGACTCCGCGGCTGGCTACACACCGCGGTGTTCCCCGCGTCCGTGGCCGCCGGGCTACTGCTGATCCTGTTGGCGCCCAACACCGCCGCCGTCATCTCGGCGAGCATCTACGCAGCCACCTCGGCGCTACTGTTCGGGACCTCCGGCTACTACCACCGTCGCGACCACTCCCCCAGGGCCGACGAACTACTACGGCGCATGGACCACGCGAACATCTACCTGATCATCGCGGGCACCTACACGCCGTTCGCCGTACTGGCCCTCAACGGCACCGCGCAGGTGGCGGTGCTTCTGATCATCTGGATCGGGGCGATCGCCGGAGTGATCTTCCGCGCCGTCTGGATGGGCGCGCCGCGGTGGCTCTACACGTCGCTCTACATCGGCCTCGGCTGGGTCGCGGTGTTCTTCATCCCGCAGTTCGTCGCCGGAGTCGGTCTGGCCGCGGTGATCCTGGTGTTCGCCGGTGGCATCCTCTACAGCATCGGCGGCGTCGTCTACGGCCTGAAACGACCCGACCCGTCACCGGAGTGGTTCGGCTTCCACGAGGTCTTCCACGCCTTCACCATCGCGGCCTGGATCTGCCAGTACATCGCGGTACTGCTGGTCGTGCTGTCGGTGGCGTAA